One Mycobacterium sp. SMC-4 DNA window includes the following coding sequences:
- a CDS encoding Xaa-Pro peptidase family protein, with protein sequence MGTEIEADGRALRVSRRERALAEMAAHDLDMLVLGRQANVRYISGAPQLWVVGTRPFGPICEFVRATGEIHLNSTWDEGIPEEIPHENLYGYAWNPMTLVGILQNIKGADTMRRVGTDALTPMFAQLLSMAFPNAELLDAEPAMQAARRVKTPEEVQALRRALVVADQALAAGAAALGPGATEGALAGTILEAEAAGGVSTPATQDAAWVTSKEHPWRRVDGDGALRDGDLVALSAGVLADGYVAEVARTLLVGQPTDAVRALYRRRDDLWDGLLEACRPGLPTSGLLDAYVRAGERLPAMPVAHGLGLGFDPPVVTPTLRATAEADILEEGMVLALSAYVWEQGVGAVFTRDAVLITADGADVMSAAPAYGEAVHG encoded by the coding sequence GTGGGAACTGAGATCGAAGCCGATGGTCGTGCACTGCGTGTGAGCCGTCGGGAGCGCGCCCTCGCTGAGATGGCAGCGCACGACCTCGACATGCTGGTGCTGGGCCGGCAAGCCAACGTCCGCTACATCTCCGGTGCGCCGCAACTGTGGGTGGTGGGCACGCGTCCGTTCGGGCCGATCTGCGAGTTCGTGCGTGCCACCGGTGAGATCCACCTCAACAGCACGTGGGACGAGGGCATCCCGGAAGAGATCCCACACGAGAACCTGTACGGATACGCGTGGAACCCCATGACACTGGTCGGGATTCTGCAGAACATCAAGGGTGCCGACACCATGCGTCGGGTCGGAACCGACGCGCTGACACCGATGTTCGCCCAGCTGCTGTCGATGGCGTTCCCGAATGCAGAACTTCTCGACGCCGAACCAGCGATGCAGGCTGCCCGCCGCGTCAAGACGCCCGAGGAAGTGCAAGCGCTGCGGCGCGCACTTGTGGTGGCCGACCAGGCCTTGGCCGCGGGCGCCGCCGCACTCGGTCCTGGCGCCACCGAGGGGGCACTGGCCGGCACCATCCTGGAGGCCGAGGCGGCCGGTGGTGTGAGTACCCCGGCGACCCAGGACGCCGCATGGGTGACGTCGAAGGAACACCCGTGGCGGCGCGTGGATGGAGACGGTGCGCTGCGCGACGGGGACCTGGTGGCGCTGTCGGCCGGGGTGTTGGCCGACGGATATGTTGCCGAGGTGGCCCGCACGCTGCTCGTCGGCCAGCCCACCGACGCCGTGCGTGCGTTGTACCGGCGTCGAGATGACCTCTGGGACGGACTGCTTGAGGCCTGCCGACCTGGCTTGCCGACGAGCGGTCTGCTGGACGCCTACGTGCGGGCCGGCGAGCGACTGCCGGCGATGCCGGTGGCGCACGGTCTCGGGCTCGGTTTCGACCCGCCGGTCGTGACACCGACCCTGCGGGCGACCGCCGAAGCAGACATACTCGAGGAAGGCATGGTGTTGGCATTGAGCGCCTATGTGTGGGAACAAGGAGTCGGTGCGGTGTTCACCCGCGACGCCGTGTTGATCACTGCCGATGGCGCCGACGTGATGTCGGCGGCCCCGGCCTACGGTGAGGCCGTCCATGGCTGA
- a CDS encoding Xaa-Pro peptidase family protein encodes MTTSTRSGVTQIARTGYTWLDIPAEPDLPRMRREAGARLRAAMAEQGVDVLVLLGNGNVMYATGISWPLADAGLSHVERPVAVVLADDAHPHLFLPFREGAAMETDLPDDHLHGPVYLEFDEGVADFAEILARLIPAGAKVATDELTGAMRRSGTALFPDAPVDAAPVVGAAKLVKTIDQIACVRRACQITEEAVAEIAQALAPGARQIDLSAQFVRRAFELGATTNMFDSIWQVMPASKAEGTWTTTGDLALPLLTTERELAAGDVLWTDVSIAYHGYCSDHGRTWIVGEEPTPAQQQQFQRWSAIVDAVLSVTKAGATCGDLGRAATAAAGGEKPWLPHFYLGHGIGTSAAEMPMIGTDLGQDWDDKFVFPAGMLLVLEPLVWEDGTGGYRGEEIVVVTEDGWMPLTEYPYDPYEVPRGN; translated from the coding sequence ATGACGACATCCACTCGCTCCGGCGTGACCCAGATCGCCCGGACCGGCTACACATGGCTGGACATCCCCGCTGAACCGGACTTACCCCGGATGCGCCGAGAGGCCGGTGCGCGTCTGCGCGCCGCGATGGCCGAGCAGGGCGTGGATGTGCTGGTGCTGCTGGGCAACGGCAACGTCATGTACGCCACCGGCATCAGCTGGCCGCTGGCCGATGCGGGACTCTCGCACGTGGAGCGGCCGGTGGCCGTTGTGCTTGCCGATGACGCACACCCGCATCTTTTCCTGCCCTTCCGTGAGGGAGCGGCGATGGAGACGGACCTGCCCGATGATCACCTGCATGGGCCGGTCTATCTCGAATTCGACGAAGGGGTCGCCGATTTCGCGGAGATCCTGGCCCGCCTGATTCCGGCCGGGGCAAAGGTTGCGACCGACGAGTTGACCGGGGCGATGCGGCGGTCCGGAACTGCATTGTTTCCTGATGCGCCGGTGGACGCGGCGCCGGTGGTCGGCGCAGCCAAACTGGTCAAGACGATCGACCAGATCGCATGCGTTCGGCGTGCCTGTCAGATCACCGAGGAGGCTGTCGCCGAGATTGCTCAGGCACTGGCTCCCGGAGCGCGCCAGATCGACCTGTCCGCGCAGTTCGTGCGTCGCGCTTTCGAATTGGGTGCCACCACCAACATGTTCGACTCGATCTGGCAGGTGATGCCGGCGTCGAAGGCCGAGGGCACCTGGACAACCACCGGCGACCTGGCTCTGCCGTTGCTGACGACCGAACGGGAACTGGCTGCCGGCGATGTGCTTTGGACCGACGTGTCGATCGCCTACCACGGATACTGCTCCGACCACGGCCGCACCTGGATCGTCGGCGAGGAGCCCACACCCGCGCAGCAGCAGCAGTTCCAGAGGTGGAGCGCGATCGTCGACGCGGTACTCTCGGTGACCAAGGCCGGCGCTACGTGCGGTGACCTCGGACGCGCCGCCACCGCCGCTGCCGGAGGTGAGAAGCCGTGGCTGCCACACTTCTATCTGGGTCACGGGATCGGTACCAGCGCAGCTGAAATGCCGATGATCGGAACAGATCTCGGTCAGGACTGGGACGACAAATTCGTCTTTCCGGCCGGCATGTTGCTGGTGCTCGAACCGTTGGTCTGGGAAGACGGCACCGGCGGCTATCGCGGCGAGGAGATCGTGGTGGTCACCGAGGACGGCTGGATGCCGCTGACCGAGTATCCCTACGACCCCTACGAGGTGCCCCGTGGGAACTGA
- a CDS encoding amidohydrolase family protein produces the protein MASPTVSLYPPEGFGAPKYRQGHASQDGLASLPKGTEIFSADNHISVADDIFYNRFPEELKGAAPRIWYEDGAYMVGMKGKAWTGGDFGRVLMQYDDLAGAASNNIAARIKELKQDGIDKELAFPNAVLALFHYPDKALRERVFRIYNEHIAGLQEQSGGHFYGVGLINWWDPKGTRSTLEELKSYGIKTFLLPLNPGKDDDGNIYDYGSTDMDAVWDEIEAAGLPVSHHIGETPPKTPCQHNSVVVGMMVNVDSFREQFAKYLFSGILDRHPQLKVGWFEGGIAWVPTALQDAEHMLASYRHMFNHELQQDIRYYWDHHMSASFMVDPLGLQLIDRIGVDNVMWSSDYPHNESTFGYSEKSLATVVDAVGPEAAVKIVSTNVQNFLGIS, from the coding sequence ATGGCCAGCCCGACAGTTTCGCTGTATCCCCCCGAAGGTTTCGGCGCCCCCAAGTATCGACAGGGCCATGCCAGCCAGGACGGGCTGGCCAGCCTCCCCAAAGGCACCGAGATCTTCTCCGCCGACAACCACATCTCGGTCGCCGACGACATCTTCTACAACCGTTTTCCCGAGGAACTCAAAGGCGCAGCCCCGCGTATCTGGTACGAGGACGGTGCCTACATGGTCGGGATGAAGGGCAAAGCCTGGACCGGCGGTGACTTCGGCCGGGTCCTCATGCAGTACGACGATCTGGCCGGCGCGGCGTCTAACAACATCGCAGCCCGCATCAAGGAACTCAAGCAGGACGGCATCGACAAGGAGCTCGCGTTCCCCAACGCCGTGCTCGCCCTGTTCCACTACCCCGATAAAGCCCTGCGGGAGCGCGTGTTCCGCATCTACAACGAGCACATTGCCGGTCTGCAGGAGCAGTCCGGCGGGCACTTCTACGGTGTCGGTCTGATCAATTGGTGGGATCCGAAAGGCACCCGTAGCACACTTGAGGAGCTCAAGTCCTACGGCATCAAGACGTTCCTGCTGCCGTTGAACCCCGGCAAGGACGATGACGGCAACATCTACGATTACGGCAGCACCGACATGGATGCGGTGTGGGACGAAATCGAAGCCGCGGGCCTGCCCGTCAGTCACCACATCGGGGAGACCCCACCAAAGACGCCGTGTCAGCACAACAGTGTCGTGGTCGGCATGATGGTCAACGTCGACTCTTTCCGGGAGCAGTTCGCCAAGTATCTGTTCTCCGGCATCCTCGACCGCCACCCGCAGCTCAAGGTCGGGTGGTTCGAGGGTGGGATCGCCTGGGTGCCCACCGCGTTGCAGGATGCCGAGCACATGCTGGCCTCCTACCGGCACATGTTCAACCACGAGCTGCAGCAGGACATCCGGTACTACTGGGACCATCACATGAGTGCGTCGTTCATGGTCGACCCCCTCGGGCTGCAGCTCATCGACCGTATCGGCGTCGACAACGTGATGTGGTCGAGCGACTACCCGCACAACGAGAGCACGTTCGGCTACTCGGAGAAGTCATTGGCCACCGTCGTCGACGCCGTCGGTCCCGAGGCCGCGGTGAAGATCGTCAGCACGAACGTGCAAAATTTCCTCGGAATCTCATGA
- a CDS encoding cytochrome P450 — protein sequence MTDTLTQEAVSVPEYPMERSPRCPFAPPQQMLEMTERAPLSRVRIWNGTTPWLVTGHEAARTLFADSRVSVDDRNEGFPHWNEHMLSTVNKRPRSVFTSDAEEHTRFRRMLSKPFTFRRVEALRPVIQDVTNECIDAILAGPQPADMVAKLALPVPTRVISDMLGVPYEDHEFFQHHANVGLARYASAEDGQKGAMSLHQYLIDLVKKKMEEPAEDAVSDLAERVNAGEISVKEAAQLGTGLLIAGHETTANMIGIGILALLENPEQAAALRDSGDPKFVANAVEELMRYLSIIQNGQRRVALEDIEIAGETIRAGEGIILDLAPANWDASVYPEPEKLDLSRDASAQLGFGYGRHQCVGQQLARAELQIVFQTLLRRIPTMNLAIPFDDVPFKHDRLAYGVYELPVTW from the coding sequence ATGACAGATACGCTGACGCAGGAAGCGGTGTCGGTACCTGAGTACCCGATGGAGCGTTCGCCCCGCTGCCCCTTCGCACCTCCGCAGCAGATGCTGGAGATGACCGAACGTGCGCCGCTATCGCGGGTGCGGATCTGGAACGGGACCACCCCGTGGCTGGTCACCGGTCACGAAGCGGCCCGCACGCTGTTCGCCGATTCCCGGGTCAGCGTCGACGACCGCAACGAAGGGTTCCCGCATTGGAACGAGCACATGCTCTCCACGGTGAACAAGCGGCCCCGCTCGGTCTTCACCTCCGATGCCGAGGAGCACACCCGGTTCCGGCGCATGTTGAGCAAGCCGTTCACCTTCCGTCGTGTCGAAGCCCTCCGCCCGGTCATCCAGGATGTCACCAACGAGTGCATCGATGCGATCCTGGCCGGACCGCAGCCGGCCGACATGGTCGCGAAACTGGCGCTGCCGGTACCTACCCGGGTGATCAGCGACATGCTGGGCGTGCCCTACGAGGACCACGAGTTCTTCCAGCATCACGCCAATGTCGGGCTGGCCCGCTACGCCAGCGCCGAGGACGGCCAAAAGGGCGCGATGAGCCTGCACCAGTACCTGATCGATCTGGTGAAAAAGAAGATGGAGGAGCCGGCCGAGGACGCGGTGTCGGACCTGGCCGAGCGGGTCAACGCCGGGGAGATCAGCGTCAAGGAGGCCGCGCAGCTGGGTACCGGCCTGCTCATCGCCGGACACGAGACGACGGCCAACATGATCGGTATCGGCATCCTGGCGTTGCTGGAGAACCCTGAACAGGCTGCTGCGCTGCGTGATTCGGGGGACCCGAAGTTCGTCGCCAATGCGGTCGAAGAGCTGATGCGCTACCTGTCGATCATCCAGAACGGTCAGCGCCGTGTCGCTCTTGAGGACATTGAGATCGCCGGTGAAACCATCCGGGCGGGGGAGGGCATAATCCTGGACCTCGCCCCGGCGAACTGGGACGCGTCGGTCTATCCGGAGCCCGAGAAGCTCGATCTGAGCCGCGATGCCAGTGCGCAACTGGGGTTCGGTTACGGCCGTCATCAGTGTGTCGGACAGCAGCTTGCCCGCGCCGAACTGCAGATCGTGTTCCAGACACTGCTGCGCCGTATTCCCACCATGAATCTGGCGATCCCGTTCGACGACGTGCCGTTCAAACACGACCGGCTCGCCTACGGCGTCTACGAACTACCAGTCACCTGGTAA
- a CDS encoding ferredoxin, with protein sequence MVVTIDQAKCVSSGQCVLNAGEVFDQRDDDGVVELLIAQPGPEHAQQVRAAAAACPALAIHIEETI encoded by the coding sequence ATGGTGGTCACGATCGATCAGGCCAAGTGCGTTTCGTCGGGACAATGCGTCCTCAACGCCGGCGAGGTCTTCGACCAGCGGGACGACGACGGCGTGGTCGAACTTCTGATCGCCCAACCCGGTCCCGAACACGCCCAACAGGTCCGCGCCGCCGCCGCCGCCTGCCCCGCCCTGGCCATCCACATCGAGGAGACGATATGA
- a CDS encoding TetR/AcrR family transcriptional regulator, translated as MTTARSLRADRASSTQEAILQAAERLYAEHGVFAVSNRQVSEAAGQGNNAAVGYHFGTKTDLVRAIEHKHRGPIEQLREQRVAAIGDSTDMRDWVAALVCPLTDHLAALGNPTWYARFAAQVMTDPAYHNMIVKDALSSSSLVRVLDGINGCLPDLPVDVRVERNIMGRNLLMHSCADRERLLAQGSPVARASWQDAATGLIDAIIGLWHAPVTETP; from the coding sequence GTGACCACTGCCCGGAGTCTCCGCGCCGACCGCGCCTCCAGTACCCAGGAAGCGATCCTGCAGGCCGCCGAACGGCTCTACGCCGAACACGGGGTGTTCGCGGTGTCCAACCGACAGGTCAGTGAGGCCGCCGGACAGGGCAACAATGCCGCGGTCGGCTACCACTTCGGCACCAAGACCGACCTGGTGCGGGCCATCGAGCACAAGCACCGCGGCCCGATCGAGCAGTTGCGCGAGCAACGGGTGGCCGCGATCGGGGATTCCACCGATATGCGGGACTGGGTGGCTGCGCTGGTCTGCCCACTGACCGATCACCTTGCTGCGCTGGGCAATCCCACCTGGTATGCGCGATTTGCCGCGCAGGTGATGACCGACCCGGCCTACCACAACATGATCGTCAAGGATGCGTTGTCCTCGTCGTCTCTGGTCCGGGTGCTCGACGGGATCAACGGATGCCTGCCCGACCTGCCTGTCGACGTCCGAGTCGAGCGCAACATCATGGGCCGTAACCTGTTGATGCACAGTTGTGCCGATCGCGAGCGGCTGCTGGCCCAGGGTTCACCGGTGGCCCGAGCGTCGTGGCAGGACGCGGCGACTGGACTGATCGACGCGATCATCGGCCTCTGGCACGCCCCAGTGACGGAGACGCCCTGA
- a CDS encoding SDR family NAD(P)-dependent oxidoreductase, with the protein MTGTAGAELSGKTAIVTGGASGIGRGIAARFAAEGAGVLIADVRDDLGRALADELNAAGGRTVYRHTDVGEQAEVGALVDAAVAEFGGLHVMVNNAGISSPLKKGLFHEDLEEFDRVMRVNLLGVMAGTRDAARHMADQGGGSIINLGSIGGIQAGGGVSSYRASKAAIIHFSKCAAIELAHYEVRVNCIAPGNIPTPILASSATDEDRARLEKFETRIRQQMRDDRPLKREGTAEDVAEAALYFATDRSRYVTGTVLPVDGGTVAGKVIARKSVSDGGS; encoded by the coding sequence ATGACGGGAACGGCGGGCGCAGAACTGTCGGGGAAAACCGCGATCGTCACCGGTGGTGCGTCCGGCATCGGACGCGGCATCGCCGCGCGGTTCGCGGCCGAAGGCGCCGGGGTGCTGATCGCCGACGTCCGTGACGACCTCGGCCGGGCCCTGGCCGACGAGCTCAACGCCGCGGGGGGCCGCACGGTATACCGGCACACCGATGTCGGTGAGCAAGCCGAGGTTGGTGCGCTGGTGGACGCTGCGGTCGCAGAGTTCGGTGGTCTGCACGTCATGGTCAACAACGCCGGGATTTCCAGCCCGTTGAAGAAGGGCCTGTTCCACGAAGACCTCGAGGAGTTCGACCGGGTCATGCGGGTCAACCTGCTCGGTGTGATGGCCGGCACGCGCGACGCGGCCCGACACATGGCCGATCAGGGAGGTGGGTCGATCATCAACCTCGGCTCGATCGGCGGCATCCAGGCCGGCGGGGGGGTGTCGAGTTACCGGGCGTCCAAGGCGGCGATCATCCATTTCTCCAAGTGTGCCGCGATCGAGCTCGCACACTACGAGGTGCGGGTGAATTGCATTGCGCCCGGCAACATTCCGACTCCGATTCTCGCATCCTCGGCCACCGACGAGGACCGGGCACGGCTGGAGAAGTTCGAGACCAGAATTCGACAGCAGATGCGCGACGACCGTCCGCTCAAACGCGAGGGTACTGCCGAGGACGTCGCCGAAGCGGCACTGTACTTCGCCACCGACCGGTCGCGATACGTGACCGGCACCGTACTTCCGGTCGACGGCGGCACGGTTGCCGGCAAGGTGATCGCTCGCAAATCGGTCTCGGACGGGGGTTCGTGA
- a CDS encoding alpha/beta fold hydrolase, translating to MSAQRSVSVDGLSTSYLEAGSGDSVVLLHGGEFGASAQIGWEHTIDVLARRYHVLAPDMLGFGGSAKVVDFTDGRGLRIRHIARFCDVLGVDNAHFVGNSMGAINLLVDATSENPLLPARSLVAICGGGEIQRNEHVSALYDYDATVEGMRKIVAALFADPSYPADEDYVQRRYESSVAPGAWESLAAARFRRPGLEPPASPSSARAYHRISVPTLIVEGGADKLLPPGWAAEIAGQITGASSAVVSAAGHCPQIEQPEALNALLLNFFEGIER from the coding sequence GTGAGCGCCCAGCGCAGCGTATCGGTGGACGGTTTGTCCACCAGCTATCTGGAGGCCGGTAGCGGGGACTCGGTGGTGCTGCTCCATGGTGGGGAGTTCGGCGCCAGCGCGCAGATCGGTTGGGAACACACGATCGATGTGCTGGCCCGGCGCTACCACGTGCTCGCGCCGGACATGCTCGGTTTCGGCGGGTCGGCCAAGGTCGTCGACTTCACCGACGGGCGCGGCCTGCGCATCCGTCACATCGCCCGCTTCTGCGACGTGTTGGGAGTGGACAACGCGCATTTCGTCGGCAACTCGATGGGTGCGATCAACCTGCTCGTCGACGCCACCTCCGAGAATCCCCTGCTGCCGGCCCGCAGTCTGGTGGCGATCTGCGGTGGCGGCGAGATCCAGCGCAACGAGCACGTCAGCGCGCTCTACGACTATGACGCCACTGTCGAGGGCATGCGCAAGATCGTCGCCGCGTTGTTCGCCGACCCGTCCTATCCGGCCGACGAGGACTACGTGCAGCGACGCTACGAGTCCAGCGTCGCCCCCGGTGCTTGGGAGTCGTTGGCGGCAGCGCGGTTCCGCCGTCCCGGCCTGGAGCCGCCGGCCAGCCCCAGCAGTGCCCGGGCCTATCACCGCATCAGCGTGCCCACCTTGATCGTCGAGGGTGGCGCCGACAAGCTGCTCCCGCCCGGATGGGCCGCCGAGATCGCCGGGCAGATCACCGGCGCCAGTTCGGCCGTCGTCTCCGCGGCCGGTCACTGTCCACAGATCGAGCAGCCCGAGGCACTCAACGCGCTGTTGTTGAACTTTTTCGAAGGGATCGAACGATGA
- a CDS encoding NADPH-dependent FMN reductase, whose amino-acid sequence MTESNQPFIVGLGGTLRANSSTERALRYCLDAVQRLGGRTRLFSAEDLDLPMYAPHELERTPRALELVKTLRDADAVVVGSPGYHGAVSGLVKNALDYIEDLREDPRVYLDNTPWGCISCAYGWQAAVGTLTQLRSIGHALRAWPTPLGVAINSADPIWDPSGELADTEQGKAVANQLELLASQLLAFAQTARGSA is encoded by the coding sequence GTGACCGAAAGCAACCAACCCTTCATCGTCGGCCTCGGCGGCACGCTGCGTGCCAATTCGTCGACCGAGCGGGCGTTGCGTTATTGCCTGGACGCCGTGCAACGGCTCGGCGGACGGACCCGGCTGTTCAGCGCCGAGGACCTCGACCTGCCGATGTACGCGCCCCATGAGCTCGAGCGCACCCCGCGCGCGCTCGAACTGGTCAAGACGCTGCGCGACGCTGACGCGGTCGTGGTCGGATCACCGGGCTACCACGGCGCGGTGTCGGGTCTGGTCAAGAACGCGCTGGACTACATCGAGGACCTTCGCGAAGACCCGCGGGTGTACCTGGACAACACACCGTGGGGCTGCATCAGCTGCGCCTACGGCTGGCAGGCCGCCGTCGGCACGCTGACCCAGCTGCGCAGCATCGGCCACGCGCTGCGTGCTTGGCCGACTCCGCTGGGCGTGGCGATCAACTCGGCCGACCCGATCTGGGACCCCTCTGGCGAGCTGGCCGACACCGAACAGGGCAAAGCCGTGGCCAACCAGTTGGAGCTGCTGGCAAGCCAACTGCTGGCATTCGCGCAGACCGCGCGGGGCTCCGCGTGA
- a CDS encoding cyclase family protein, with protein sequence MAGSMSDFRRTADRVRNWGRWGDDDELGTLNLITAQKVAEAAATVRKGKVISLGGDFGSGGPQGAFKFRQNPVHTMTVDGGDAATLVKYGPQWLRNAVAADVSAFFAENPFRFNDDMIVMPLQAATQWDALSHVYYEDKLYNGFPADSVTSFGAFHLGIEKVDAKGITSRGVLLDVVAHRGAEVFCEPGTTITPDELDEIVARQGVEIRSGDIVVVHTGWWTRFLSTGEGGEPGAGLDWTCAAWLHDHDVAAVAADNLMVEDPNPANGVDGTFLPMHMLCLRDMGLMLGEYWDLGPLAADCAADGVYEFQLVAPPLKVVGAVGAPVSPIAIK encoded by the coding sequence GTGGCCGGCAGCATGAGCGATTTTCGGCGGACGGCGGACCGGGTCCGTAACTGGGGGCGGTGGGGAGACGACGACGAACTGGGCACACTGAACCTCATCACCGCGCAGAAGGTCGCCGAAGCGGCTGCGACGGTGAGGAAGGGCAAGGTCATCTCGCTGGGCGGGGACTTCGGCTCCGGCGGACCCCAGGGCGCGTTCAAGTTCCGGCAGAACCCCGTCCACACGATGACCGTCGACGGCGGCGACGCGGCCACCCTGGTGAAGTACGGTCCGCAGTGGCTGCGCAACGCCGTGGCGGCCGACGTCAGCGCGTTCTTCGCCGAGAACCCGTTCCGCTTCAACGACGACATGATCGTGATGCCGCTGCAGGCCGCGACGCAATGGGACGCGCTCTCGCACGTGTACTACGAGGACAAGCTCTACAACGGCTTCCCGGCGGATTCGGTGACCAGCTTCGGCGCCTTCCACCTCGGCATCGAGAAGGTCGACGCCAAGGGAATCACCTCACGCGGGGTGCTCCTCGATGTGGTGGCCCACCGCGGCGCCGAGGTGTTCTGCGAGCCCGGAACGACCATCACGCCCGACGAACTCGACGAGATCGTCGCCCGACAGGGCGTCGAGATCCGCTCGGGTGACATCGTGGTCGTGCACACCGGGTGGTGGACCCGCTTCCTGTCGACCGGGGAAGGCGGCGAGCCCGGCGCCGGTCTGGACTGGACGTGCGCGGCGTGGCTGCACGACCACGACGTCGCCGCCGTGGCTGCCGACAACCTGATGGTCGAAGACCCGAATCCCGCCAACGGCGTCGACGGTACCTTCCTGCCGATGCACATGTTGTGTCTGCGCGACATGGGGTTGATGCTCGGCGAATACTGGGATCTCGGACCGCTGGCTGCGGACTGTGCGGCCGACGGCGTCTACGAATTTCAGCTCGTCGCACCGCCGTTGAAGGTTGTCGGTGCGGTCGGAGCGCCTGTCAGTCCCATTGCGATCAAGTGA